A window of Fimbriimonadia bacterium contains these coding sequences:
- a CDS encoding PEP-CTERM sorting domain-containing protein (PEP-CTERM proteins occur, often in large numbers, in the proteomes of bacteria that also encode an exosortase, a predicted intramembrane cysteine proteinase. The presence of a PEP-CTERM domain at a protein's C-terminus predicts cleavage within the sorting domain, followed by covalent anchoring to some some component of the (usually Gram-negative) cell surface. Many PEP-CTERM proteins exhibit an unusual sequence composition that includes large numbers of potential glycosylation sites. Expression of one such protein has been shown restore the ability of a bacterium to form floc, a type of biofilm.) has translation MLNVTRNGNVLWILHDRDAWRNRLMMNERDVGAQLFGDRTYTWSYYPMVSETGDVFWRGGIDGEYFGIFLNDRDIKPLTIGETHSINIPRGMDAYGHALWGGSGSLTNDINHVFVNDFDLSADALGRLHSLPAAALAIGKEGHVLWYSLNPNGLMTLWLSTPIPEPGGGVGLGVAALVLACRRRKRRGTG, from the coding sequence GTGCTGAACGTGACTCGAAACGGCAACGTGCTCTGGATCCTCCACGATCGGGATGCCTGGCGAAATCGCCTGATGATGAACGAGCGCGATGTGGGTGCGCAGCTCTTCGGCGACCGCACCTATACGTGGAGCTACTACCCCATGGTGTCGGAGACGGGGGACGTGTTCTGGCGAGGAGGCATAGACGGCGAGTACTTCGGCATCTTCCTGAACGACCGAGACATCAAGCCGCTCACCATCGGAGAGACGCACAGCATTAACATACCACGAGGCATGGACGCCTACGGGCATGCGTTGTGGGGCGGAAGCGGATCCCTGACGAACGACATCAACCACGTATTCGTCAACGACTTCGACCTGAGTGCCGACGCGCTGGGGCGGCTTCATTCCCTTCCGGCTGCAGCTCTGGCCATCGGCAAGGAGGGACATGTCTTGTGGTACAGCCTGAATCCGAACGGCCTGATGACCCTCTGGCTGTCTACCCCCATCCCGGAGCCGGGGGGTGGGGTTGGCCTCGGGGTCGCAGCACTGGTACTCGCGTGCCGGCGGCGCAAGAGACGCGGCACCGGGTGA